ATGAGAACCAATAAAGCCGAACAAGGCGGTCCACTCAACGCTCACCCGCGTCATGTCTCCTGCTGTCGCTTCGCTCCTTGGCAGGAGCCGCGCCGTGGGTAGCCGTGAGTCACCTTGGACGTTAGGCAAAGAATGAATCCTTCGCCTCCTAACGCTAGGAGCGCTCGCTCGCCCGAGGAACGAGCCAAGATTAAGCGCGTGATTGCTGAGTGTGGCTTGTGCGGGCTGGCGAACGATACGAAGTGGGATGAGTTCGTTGCCGCGATGCGGGAGCAAGTGTGGAAGCCAAGTTACCGCGTCAAATGTGTTAATGGACCGGTATCGGTATGGGACGTCGAGTGGTTTTACCATCTTCCGTTCCCGCTGATTTCCGTCGAGTGGATGGACGTGGCGTTTCTCCAAAAAGAAATAAGGAATGCGCTGCTCGCGCCGGTGGTGACCGATCACTCCGCGTGGATTGAAGCTCTCATAAAGCAGTTCGGACTCGATTCCCGGACTGGCAAAAGCATGATTCGAATCTTCGGCTACAGTCCGCGAAGCACGGAGCAATTCGACGAGCTAGACCAGCTCTCCACGCACACCCGCATTCAACCCCTAACTCCTAACCAAGTCACGGGACTCGTTTTTTTGTCTTCTATTCCGCAAACGAGCCTGTTACACTCTCCTAGTAAAAAGCGATCAGTTCCGCATCCGGCGGCTGACACGAATCACCTCATGATAGACTAGAAGACAAATATATGAAATGCACACACCACGCCAAACTCAGTAATATCTGCTTTATCCTCGGTTTCGCTTCCATAGTGGGATCCATCCTTATCTGGTTTTACACGGGCGGCACTGGGCCAGATACACAAGCGCACGCGGAGAGATTCGGTATATTTGTTGGTCTATGGGCGCCTACGTTTTTTATTCTTTCGAACCGTTTTAGCCGCTACGCAGACAAAAAGTCCTAATACCCACCGGCACTCGTTTACACAGTGAAAGGCCGCCTATCCATGAGCTCCAGCGAATCTCGCTGGACGCTCATTCACTCATGAGCCCACACTCACTATTTGATTCCTACCCCGTTTATTCGGTCGTCGGAGACCGTTATACTTTTCTCCTTACTGGTGACATGACCGATGGAGCCTATTTTGTCTTTGAAGCATTTGTTCCACCGGGCAGTGGATCACCTCCACACATCCATCATCGGGAGGACGAAGCATTTTATATCATCGACGGCGAATTTGAATTCATCGTCGCAGGCAAAACAATTTGCGTTCGAGCAGGAGAGTCTGTATTCGGGCGCCGGGACGTGCCGCATCACTTTAAAAATGTGGGTACCACACCCGGACGAATGATTATCACCGTAACACCCGCCGGACTTGAAAACTTCTTCGTCGAAATCGGCACGCCTTTGCAGAGCCGACAGGATGCACCAGTAATCCCTTCCCCCGAGGACATCGCCAAACTGATACAGATCGCCCCCCAGTATGATCTGGAACTCCTCGCCCCGCATTAGATCAAATGAGATATGTCCTTAAGCACTGGACGCTTGAGGTGGAGGGTGGAGAGCTGGGGTTTGAGACGGTTCCAGAGCCATTGGGAGACATTCTGATGTCATGGACTCTTGCTGCTCAGGCAAATTCCCCTTTATGATTTCTGGACAAAATCCCCCTCGACATACTGATGGATCAATCCGGATATCAACGACTGATGGGGCACTCCCCGGGCGGCGACGACTCTTTGCATGCC
The sequence above is a segment of the Verrucomicrobiota bacterium genome. Coding sequences within it:
- a CDS encoding DUF6678 family protein; the protein is MIAECGLCGLANDTKWDEFVAAMREQVWKPSYRVKCVNGPVSVWDVEWFYHLPFPLISVEWMDVAFLQKEIRNALLAPVVTDHSAWIEALIKQFGLDSRTGKSMIRIFGYSPRSTEQFDELDQLSTHTRIQPLTPNQVTGLVFLSSIPQTSLLHSPSKKRSVPHPAADTNHLMID
- a CDS encoding cupin domain-containing protein → MSPHSLFDSYPVYSVVGDRYTFLLTGDMTDGAYFVFEAFVPPGSGSPPHIHHREDEAFYIIDGEFEFIVAGKTICVRAGESVFGRRDVPHHFKNVGTTPGRMIITVTPAGLENFFVEIGTPLQSRQDAPVIPSPEDIAKLIQIAPQYDLELLAPH